GTAGAGGACAACGACGAATCCCGACGCGCCTTGTGCTATCAATTCCGCTAAGATGAAGGTGCTGTCCCCGGGTGAACCGCCGCCGATGTTATCCCCCATCTCGACGAGAATCACAGGTTGTTGGGCGGCGTCAAGAGAGATGGCTTGCTGCACGGCTTGTGCTGCGTCGGGTAAATCGAGGGTGAGCTGCCCGCGGCTTTCCCATAACATGTCGGATAAGCGGTGGGCTTCTGCTTGTGCGAGCTGCGGGTTGTTGTCAGTAACAACGACGAAGGCAGGACCTGCTTCATAGACATCGGCATACGGGTAGCCTACGGAGGCGTTGGTGACAAGGACGTTGGGATCTTGCTCTATCTGTTTTGCGGCGTTCAGAATGGTGCGCATGGGTTCGGCATTCGTGACGTGATACCGGATATTGAGGAGCATCGGCGGTTTGGCGAGTGCTTGGGTTGGATTCACCTCGTCCTTGAGTATCCGCATCATCAGTTCTGCGGCTTGTAGCCCGCGTTGCCGCTGATCGATGTGTGGGGTCGTCTTATAGATGACGAGTGCTGTCGATTCGGCGACCATCTGTTCAGAAACATTGGCGTGTTGGTCGAGGGTAACAACAATGGGTAGGTCTCGACCGAGGGCATCTCGCAGTCGGCGTAGGACTTCACCGTCCCCGTCAGGATAACTTTCGGCGACCATTGCGCCGTGGAGTGCGAGCAAAACGCCTTCATATTGCGGGACGGCTTTGAGGTGCTGGATGAGCATATCGGTAAGTCGGTCGAAAGCGTCGTCCGTCACGGGTCCTGCGGGTGTTGCGGAAGCCATCATCATCGGATACGCTGTGTAATTGTAGTCCGTCGCGCCTTGAATAAAGCCGCCTATTTCGTGATGTGATTCTCCCCACGTTTTAATTATATTGCTGGCGTAGGTATGGGAGAACGCTGCGTAATCGGTGGGTGTGTCGCTGAAGGTATTCGATTCGTGCATGATGCCGCCGATGGCGATTGTGGTCATGGGTGTTTACCTCAATTGGGCTGTCAGCAGTCAGGGCGTTCCGTTCCGCTACGCTCCACTTCACTCTCAGCAGTCAGAAGTCAAAAGTTTGGTGCGGTAAAGTTTAAAAGTGTTCTAAAGTGTAACTAAAGTTGTTGGGTCGTCAAGCATAACTTTGAACTTGCAAACTTTTAAACTTGGTTTCCGTCCTGATTGCTGAAAGCGTAGCGACCTGATCGCTGATGGCTAATAAAAAATCTATTGACGGGTACACTGAAAATAGTGTATCATTTAACCACATTTAGAGTAAAGTTGATAATTGTTTATAGGCACGCATTGGAATCGGAACGCGGAGTATGTCGGAGAACAGGACTCGGAAGAATCAGATTGAAGAAGCTATAGAGGTCGCTGCCGAAGCCCATCAGGGTCAGTATCGGAAAGGGACACGTACGCCTTATATTACACACCCTTATGCGGTTGGACTCATTTTAATGGAGGCGGGGTGCTCGGAAGCGGTAGTCGTTGCGGGTATTTTGCACGACACAGTTGAAGATACCGATCTGACCTTGGAATTTATTCAGGAACACTTTGGTGAGTATGTCGCAGGCATTGTTGATGGTTGTTCGGAGAACAAGGCATTGCGGTGGCGGGCACGCAAGACGGAACGTATTGAAGCACTCCGGTGGGCGAGTCCAGAAGTCTGCACTGTAACCTGTGCTGATAAACTTCATAACCTACGGACGATTATATCCGAGTATGATGTGATTGGCGATGCTGTCTGGGAACGGTTTCACGGCGGTGTTGAAGATCAGGCGTGGTATTATCGGAGTGTTCTTGATGCGATTTCCGAACGAGATGCGTCTTTACAAAATGGACTTATACATGTGAAACTATCTGAACCTAACAGCGGTGTGTCCCCCCACTCCGATGTGAAAGATCCTATACCTCAACACCATGCTTCTGATGGCGATAACGTTCAGAAGCTGTCGGAGACAATAGATGTTGTAAATCCTCAACTTTTTCAACAGTTTCAGCAAGCTGTAGCCTATCTATTTCAAGGAGAATCTCAATGAAGATTGCGTACGCTTTTAGACGATGTTCATTATATCCCTACAACGGTGCAGGATTCCCTACCGGTGCCGCAGATCGAAAACAATTTTTGAGTAAAGTTAAAGAGATTGGCTTTGACGGAATTGAACTTCCGGCGATGAACCTACCTGATACTGAAGTTGCAAATCTCCGCTCCGAATTGGAAGGTGCGGGTGTGCCGTGTGTTGCGATCCGCGGCGGTGGTGGTGCAGCGCATCCGCGTGTTGCTGCTGCGAACAAGCGGAGCATGATAAACGCTGTCGAGTTTGCTGCAAAGGTCGGTGCGGGTGTTGTTAATTCCACGGTTACCACGCCACCTCGCGACCCGAATGGGAAAGGCACATACCGTGGTGAATCCGTTTCGCAAGGTTCAAGTCGTCTGGCGACGAACGCCGACTATGAACGGACGGCGGGTGCTGTAAGCGAAGTTGCTGGTGTTGCGGCGGATCTCGGCGTTGAGCTCTCCATTGAGATTCATCAGAACTCGATTGCTGATAACAGTTGGTCGGCATTGCATCTGCTTGAATTAATCGATGCCCCGAACGTGGGTATAAATCCGGACTTAGGCAATATTTATTGGACTTACGATATTCCAGAGGAATCGTGTGAAGATGCGATTGCTGTGCTTGCCCCACACGTTAACTACTGGCACTGCAAGAGTCTCTATCGGGTGCATCTTCCGGATCAGGAACTGGCTATCTACGTCCAAGTCCCACTGCCTGATGGTGAAATCGACTACCGCTTTGCAATCTCGGCGTTGGTAGAGGCAAACTACAGCGGCTATTGTGCGATTGAAGGTGTTCGCTACGGCGACCAGTTTCTCCAAGATGGTCGGAGTGTGGCGTACGTCAAGTCCGTGTTGGCGGATTTGGGGGAGTAGATGACCAAACAGAAGATTCGACTCACAGCGACAGTGAAATGTGCGGGATGAGCGTCAAAGCTGGCTCCGGGTGAGCTTGCGCACATTTTAGATAAGATTCCGAAGTCCACGGATCCGAACCTCCTTGTCGGGACCGAAACTTCCGATGATGCCGGGATTTATCGTATCTCCGACGAATTTGCTCTCGTCAATACCGTGGACTACTTCACGCCTATTGTGGACGATCCC
The genomic region above belongs to Candidatus Poribacteria bacterium and contains:
- a CDS encoding sugar phosphate isomerase/epimerase, which gives rise to MKIAYAFRRCSLYPYNGAGFPTGAADRKQFLSKVKEIGFDGIELPAMNLPDTEVANLRSELEGAGVPCVAIRGGGGAAHPRVAAANKRSMINAVEFAAKVGAGVVNSTVTTPPRDPNGKGTYRGESVSQGSSRLATNADYERTAGAVSEVAGVAADLGVELSIEIHQNSIADNSWSALHLLELIDAPNVGINPDLGNIYWTYDIPEESCEDAIAVLAPHVNYWHCKSLYRVHLPDQELAIYVQVPLPDGEIDYRFAISALVEANYSGYCAIEGVRYGDQFLQDGRSVAYVKSVLADLGE
- a CDS encoding HD domain-containing protein produces the protein MSENRTRKNQIEEAIEVAAEAHQGQYRKGTRTPYITHPYAVGLILMEAGCSEAVVVAGILHDTVEDTDLTLEFIQEHFGEYVAGIVDGCSENKALRWRARKTERIEALRWASPEVCTVTCADKLHNLRTIISEYDVIGDAVWERFHGGVEDQAWYYRSVLDAISERDASLQNGLIHVKLSEPNSGVSPHSDVKDPIPQHHASDGDNVQKLSETIDVVNPQLFQQFQQAVAYLFQGESQ
- a CDS encoding M81 family metallopeptidase, whose translation is MTTIAIGGIMHESNTFSDTPTDYAAFSHTYASNIIKTWGESHHEIGGFIQGATDYNYTAYPMMMASATPAGPVTDDAFDRLTDMLIQHLKAVPQYEGVLLALHGAMVAESYPDGDGEVLRRLRDALGRDLPIVVTLDQHANVSEQMVAESTALVIYKTTPHIDQRQRGLQAAELMMRILKDEVNPTQALAKPPMLLNIRYHVTNAEPMRTILNAAKQIEQDPNVLVTNASVGYPYADVYEAGPAFVVVTDNNPQLAQAEAHRLSDMLWESRGQLTLDLPDAAQAVQQAISLDAAQQPVILVEMGDNIGGGSPGDSTFILAELIAQGASGFVVVLYDPEGVQACIQAGVGEAVSLQVGGKMDNLHGDPVAINGKVRLIHDGQYIETEPRHGGARYHNQGLTTVIDLGGSLVALTSRRQTPFSLQQLYSLGIDPKSMRMIVVKAAVAYRAAYEPIAGNIIEVDTPGLTAVNPLHFEYHNVRRPLFPLD